In Candidatus Methylomirabilota bacterium, one genomic interval encodes:
- a CDS encoding ABC transporter substrate-binding protein, whose protein sequence is GFGKIIAWAGDLFPWQIATIFYSPRLAADRARAVSFMKGYVKASRYYHDAVLVRQDGRPRPGANYDEVVAITAKYTGAKPEIIKLGFPYQDRNGRLLVSDIETQMTWWVKHGFMKSMIPLRDIVNTSFVEAAARELSE, encoded by the coding sequence CGGGTTCGGCAAGATCATCGCCTGGGCCGGCGACCTCTTCCCCTGGCAGATCGCGACGATCTTCTACTCGCCCCGGCTCGCCGCCGATCGGGCGCGGGCCGTGAGCTTCATGAAGGGCTACGTGAAGGCCTCGCGCTACTACCACGACGCCGTCCTCGTCCGTCAGGACGGGCGCCCGCGGCCCGGCGCGAACTACGACGAGGTGGTGGCCATCACGGCGAAGTACACGGGAGCCAAGCCCGAAATCATCAAGCTGGGCTTCCCCTACCAGGATCGGAACGGTCGGCTGCTGGTCTCCGACATCGAGACGCAGATGACCTGGTGGGTGAAGCACGGCTTCATGAAGTCCATGATCCCCCTGCGGGACATCGTCAACACCAGCTTCGTCGAGGCGGCGGCGCGCGAGTTGTCCGAGTGA